From the Gasterosteus aculeatus chromosome 13, fGasAcu3.hap1.1, whole genome shotgun sequence genome, one window contains:
- the kcnt1b gene encoding potassium channel subfamily T member 1 isoform X16 — MNIFFNLRGIVRHIAEDRALAEATMSPPRRSSSPPRRSSGSHDDRPPAETPQRNNSSNSGVVLDISALKMAEVDTEVPPLPPRYRFRDLLLGDQTFQNDDRYQEEYSMDSTNAQVQVEFYVNENTFKERLKLFFIKNQRSSLRIRLFNFSLKVLTCALYILRVSLDDPNGVNGDPCAICRSNNNTAASGDINWSLIFWVTRREPVWAIQVTVALISFLETMLITYLSYKGNIWEQIFQISFILEMINSVPFIITIFWPPLRNIFVPVFLNCWLAKGALENMINDFHRAIQRTHSAMFNQVFILICTLFCLVFTGACGIQHLERAGKHLGLFDAFYFCIVTFSTVGYGDVTPQIWPSQLLVVILICVALVVLPLQFEELAYLWMESQKLGGNYSRHRAQTEKHVVLCVSSLKIDLLMDFLNEFYAHPRLQDYYVVILCPTEIDIQVRRILQIPLWSQRVIYLQGSALKDQDLMRAKMDDAEACFILSSRNEVDRTAADHQTILRAWAAKDFAPNCPLYVQILKPENKFHVKFADHVVCEEEFKYAMLALNCVCPATSTLVTLLVHTSRGQEGQLSPEQWQRIYGRCSGNEVYHIRLCDSKFFGEYDGKSFTYASFHAHKKYGVCLIGVKREDNKSILLNPGPRHIMAAADTCYYINITKEENSAFIFKEEEKHNKGLSVSGLYDAPCRLPVHSIIASMVDQATAYGTVAIDLQNPDPPEESGKLTLPTENGSGSRRPSIAPVLEIADSSAILPCDLLSDQSEDETNQSDDEGSVAPDFVKGYPPNSPYIGSSPTLCHLLPQKAPFCCLRLDKGCTHSSFVDAKAYGFKNKLIIVSAETAGNGLYNFIVPLRAYYRPRKELNPIVLLLDYQPDNHFLEAICCFPMVYFMAGTIDNLDNLLQCGIIYADNLVVVDKESTMSAEEDYMADAKTIVNVQTMFRLFPSLSIITELTHPSNMRFMQFRAKDCYSLALSKLEKVERDKGSNLAFMFRLPFAAGRVFSISMLDTLLYQSFVKDYMIGIARLLLGLDTTPGSGYLCAMKITEEDLWIRTYGRLFQKLCSSSAEIPIGIYRTESHMFATSEGKDSNAQSQVSINTQQGEEPRERGEPWKEKAAHRNSTASDQSEHPLLRKKSMQWARRLSRKTNKPSSRAERISQQRLNLYRRSERQELSELVKNRMKHLGLPTVGYDEMNDHQNTLSYVLINPPPDTMLELNDIVYIIRSDPLAHMPDDSQGGGPAPPGSRNRQDFGTETRDETHL; from the exons GTATCAGGAGGAATACAGTATGGACTCGACCAATGCCCA GGTGCAGGTGGAGTTCTATGTGAATGAAAACACCTTCAAGGAGAGGCTGAAGCTCTTTTTCATCAAAAACCAAAGGTCAA GCCTGAGAATCCGCTTGTTCAACTTCTCCCTGAAGGTTCTCACCTGTGCCCTGTACATACTGCGGGTCAGCCTGGATGATCCCAACGGCGTCAACGGAGACCCATG TGCAATATGTCGGAGTAACAACAATACTGCAGCCTCGGGAGACATCAACTG GTCGTTGATTTTCTGGGTTACCAGACGGGAACCTGTATGGGCGATACAG GTGACAGTGGCCTTAATCAGTTTCTTGGAGACGATGCTCATCACATATCTCAGCTACAAG GGGAACATTTGGGAGCAGATCTTCCAAATATCCTTCATATTGGAGATGATCAATTCAGTGCCATTTATAATCACG ATCTTCTGGCCTCCATTGAGAAACATATTCGTCCCGGTGTTTCTTAACTGCTGGCTTGCCAAAGGTGCCCTGGAGAACATGATC AACGACTTCCATCGCGCCATCCAGAGGACCCACTCCGCCATGTTCAACCAGGTGTTCATCCTCATCTGCACACTATTCTGCCTGGTTTTCACTGG AGCTTGTGGGATCCAGCACCTAGAGAGAGCGGGGAAGCACCTGGGCCTGTTTGACGCCTTCTATTTCTGCATCGTCACCTTCTCCACCGTGGGCTACGGGGACGTCACCCCACAGATCTGGCCCTCCCAGCTGCTGGTGGTCATTCTCATCTGCGTGGCGCTGGTGGTGCTCCCACTGCAG TTCGAAGAGCTGGCGTACTTGTGGATGGAGAGCCAGAAGTTGGGTGGAAACTACAGCCGCCACCGCGCGCAGACGGAGAAACATGTGGTGTTGTGCGTCAGCTCGCTGAAGATCGACCTGCTGATGGATTTCCTCAACGAGTTCTACGCTCACCCGAGGCTGCAG GACTACTACGTGGTGATCCTGTGTCCAACCGAGATAGACATTCAGGTTCGCCGTATCCTCCAGATCCCCCTGTGGTCCCAGAGGGTCATCTACCTGCAGGGATCCGCCCTCAAAGACCAGGACTTGATGAGGGCCAA GATGGACGACGCCGAGGCCTGCTTCATCCTCAGCAGCAGGAACGAGGTCGACCGAACTGCCGCT GATCATCAGACTATTTTAAGGGCTTGGGCTGCAAAAGATTTTGCTCCAAACTGCCCTCTCTACGTCCAAATTCTCAAACCAGAAAATAAATTCCATGTTAAGTTTGCAG ATCACGTGGTGTGTGAAGAAGAGTTCAAGTACGCCATGTTGGCGCTGAACTGTGTGTGTCCCGCCACGTCCACCTTAGTCACACTCCTGGTTCACACCTCCAGAGGACA GGAGGGGCAGTTGTCACCGGAGCAGTGGCAGCGGATTTATGGGCGCTGCTCTGGAAACGAGGTCTACCACATCCGCCTGTGTGACAGCAAGTTTTTTGGGGAGTACGATGGAAAGAGCTTCACCTACGCCTCCTTCCACGCCCACAAGAA GTACGGTGTGTGTTTGATCGGAGTGAAGCGGGAGGACAACAAGAGCATCCTCCTCAACCCGGGCCCCCGCCACATCATGGCGGCGGCGGACACCTGCTACTACATCAACATCACCAAGGAGGAGAACTCGGCCTTCATcttcaaagaggaggagaagcacaaCAAGGGCCTGTCCGTCAGCGGCCTCTACGACGCCCCCTGCAGGCTGCCCGTGCACAGCATCATCGCCAGCATGG TTGATCAGGCCACTGCATATG GCACGGTGGCCATCGACCTCCAGAACCCGGATCCGCCCGAGGAGAGCGGCAAGCTGACGCTGCCGACGGAGAACGGCTCCGGCAGCCGCAGGCCGAGCATCGCGCCCGTCCTGGAGATCGCCGACTCCTCCGCCATTCTGCCCTGCGACCTCCTCAGCGACCAGTCGGAGGACGAGACCAACCAGTCGGACGACGAGGGCTCCGTGGCGCCCGA CTTTGTGAAGGGTTACCCTCCCAACTCGCCCTACATCGGCAGCTCTCCAACCCTGTGCCACCTGCTGCCCCAGAAAGCTCCATTCTGCTGCCTCCGCCTCGACAAG GgctgcacacacagcagcttcgtGGACGCCAAAGCGTACGGCTTCAAGAACAAGCTGATCATAGTGTCCGCGGAGACGGCGGGAAACGGCCTCTACAATTTCATCGTCCCGCTGCGTGCGTACTATCGGCCCAGGAAGGAGCTCAACCCCatagtgctgctgctggactaCCA aCCGGACAATCACTTCTTGGAGGCCATTTGCTGCTTCCCAATGGTTTACTTCATGGCGGGCACAATCGATAA CTTGGACAACCTGCTTCAGTGCGGCATCATTTACGCCGACAACCTGGTGGTCGTGGACAAGGAGAGCACCATGAGCGCCGAGGAGGACTACATGGCGGACGCCAAGACCATCGTCAACGTGCAGACCATGTTCAG GTTGTTCCCCAGTCTCAGCATCATCACGGAGCTCACGCATCCCTCCAACATGAGGTTCATGCAGTTCCGAGCCAAGGACTGCtactcgctcgctctctccaaACTGGAGAAG GTGGAGCGGGACAAGGGCTCCAACCTGGCCTTCATGTTCCGCCTCCCGTTCGCCGCCGGCAGAGTGTTCAGCATCAGCATGTTGGACACGCTGCTTTACCAG TCGTTCGTTAAGGACTACATGATCGGCATCGCGAGGCTGCTCCTCGGCCTGGACACCACGCCCGGCTCTGGGTACCTGTGCGCT ATGAAGATCACCGAAGAGGATCTGTGGATCAGGACTTACGGCAGACTCTTCCAGAAGCTCTGTTCCTCCAGCGCCGAGATCCCCATCGGCATCTACCGCACAGAGTCGCACATGTTCGCCACCTCGGAG GGCAAAGACAGTAACGCACAG TCTCAGGTGTCCATAAACACGCAACAAGGCGAGGAGCCCCGCGAGCGCGGCGAGCCCTGGAAGGAGAAGGCGGCCCACCGCAACTCCACCGCCAGCGACCAGTCGGAGCACCCGctgctgaggaagaagagcatgCAGTGGGCGCGGCGGCTGAGCAGGAAGACCAACAAGCCGTCCAGCAGAGCGGAGCGCATCTCGCAGCAGAGACTCAACCTGTACCGACGCTCGGAGCGCCAGGAGCTGTCCGAGCTGGTCAAGAACCGCATGAAGCACCTGGGCCTTCCCACCGTGGGATACG ACGAGATGAACGACCACCAGAACACGCTGTCCTACGTcctcatcaacccccccccggaCACCATGCTGGAGCTCAACGACATTGT GTACATCATCCGGTCCGACCCGCTGGCTCACATGCCGGACGACTCGCAAGGAGGGGGGCCGGCGCCGCCCGGCTCCAGGAACCGGCAGGACTTTGGCACAGAGACCAGAGACGAGACTCACCTCTGA
- the kcnt1b gene encoding potassium channel subfamily T member 1 isoform X1, translated as MNIFFNLRGIVRHIAEDRALAEATMSPPRRSSSPPRRSSGSHDDRPPAETPQRNNSSNSGVVLDISALKMAEVDTEVPPLPPRYRFRDLLLGDQTFQNDDRYQEEYSMDSTNAQVQVEFYVNENTFKERLKLFFIKNQRSSLRIRLFNFSLKVLTCALYILRVSLDDPNGVNGDPCAICRSNNNTAASGDINWSLIFWVTRREPVWAIQVTVALISFLETMLITYLSYKGNIWEQIFQISFILEMINSVPFIITIFWPPLRNIFVPVFLNCWLAKGALENMINDFHRAIQRTHSAMFNQVFILICTLFCLVFTGACGIQHLERAGKHLGLFDAFYFCIVTFSTVGYGDVTPQIWPSQLLVVILICVALVVLPLQFEELAYLWMESQKLGGNYSRHRAQTEKHVVLCVSSLKIDLLMDFLNEFYAHPRLQDYYVVILCPTEIDIQVRRILQIPLWSQRVIYLQGSALKDQDLMRAKMDDAEACFILSSRNEVDRTAADHQTILRAWAAKDFAPNCPLYVQILKPENKFHVKFADHVVCEEEFKYAMLALNCVCPATSTLVTLLVHTSRGQEGQLSPEQWQRIYGRCSGNEVYHIRLCDSKFFGEYDGKSFTYASFHAHKKYGVCLIGVKREDNKSILLNPGPRHIMAAADTCYYINITKEENSAFIFKEEEKHNKGLSVSGLYDAPCRLPVHSIIASMVDQATAYGTVAIDLQNPDPPEESGKLTLPTENGSGSRRPSIAPVLEIADSSAILPCDLLSDQSEDETNQSDDEGSVAPDFVKGYPPNSPYIGSSPTLCHLLPQKAPFCCLRLDKGCTHSSFVDAKAYGFKNKLIIVSAETAGNGLYNFIVPLRAYYRPRKELNPIVLLLDYQPDNHFLEAICCFPMVYFMAGTIDNLDNLLQCGIIYADNLVVVDKESTMSAEEDYMADAKTIVNVQTMFRLFPSLSIITELTHPSNMRFMQFRAKDCYSLALSKLEKVERDKGSNLAFMFRLPFAAGRVFSISMLDTLLYQSFVKDYMIGIARLLLGLDTTPGSGYLCAMKITEEDLWIRTYGRLFQKLCSSSAEIPIGIYRTESHMFATSEGKDSNAQSQVSINTQQGEEPRERGEPWKEKAAHRNSTASDQSEHPLLRKKSMQWARRLSRKTNKPSSRAERISQQRLNLYRRSERQELSELVKNRMKHLGLPTVGYEDVSNLTASDVMNRVNLGYLQELQDISEHPYTEGTRPPGPQAESVGLTARRGNERPLSTPGDEMNDHQNTLSYVLINPPPDTMLELNDIVYIIRSDPLAHMPDDSQGGGPAPPGSRNRQDFGTETRDETHL; from the exons GTATCAGGAGGAATACAGTATGGACTCGACCAATGCCCA GGTGCAGGTGGAGTTCTATGTGAATGAAAACACCTTCAAGGAGAGGCTGAAGCTCTTTTTCATCAAAAACCAAAGGTCAA GCCTGAGAATCCGCTTGTTCAACTTCTCCCTGAAGGTTCTCACCTGTGCCCTGTACATACTGCGGGTCAGCCTGGATGATCCCAACGGCGTCAACGGAGACCCATG TGCAATATGTCGGAGTAACAACAATACTGCAGCCTCGGGAGACATCAACTG GTCGTTGATTTTCTGGGTTACCAGACGGGAACCTGTATGGGCGATACAG GTGACAGTGGCCTTAATCAGTTTCTTGGAGACGATGCTCATCACATATCTCAGCTACAAG GGGAACATTTGGGAGCAGATCTTCCAAATATCCTTCATATTGGAGATGATCAATTCAGTGCCATTTATAATCACG ATCTTCTGGCCTCCATTGAGAAACATATTCGTCCCGGTGTTTCTTAACTGCTGGCTTGCCAAAGGTGCCCTGGAGAACATGATC AACGACTTCCATCGCGCCATCCAGAGGACCCACTCCGCCATGTTCAACCAGGTGTTCATCCTCATCTGCACACTATTCTGCCTGGTTTTCACTGG AGCTTGTGGGATCCAGCACCTAGAGAGAGCGGGGAAGCACCTGGGCCTGTTTGACGCCTTCTATTTCTGCATCGTCACCTTCTCCACCGTGGGCTACGGGGACGTCACCCCACAGATCTGGCCCTCCCAGCTGCTGGTGGTCATTCTCATCTGCGTGGCGCTGGTGGTGCTCCCACTGCAG TTCGAAGAGCTGGCGTACTTGTGGATGGAGAGCCAGAAGTTGGGTGGAAACTACAGCCGCCACCGCGCGCAGACGGAGAAACATGTGGTGTTGTGCGTCAGCTCGCTGAAGATCGACCTGCTGATGGATTTCCTCAACGAGTTCTACGCTCACCCGAGGCTGCAG GACTACTACGTGGTGATCCTGTGTCCAACCGAGATAGACATTCAGGTTCGCCGTATCCTCCAGATCCCCCTGTGGTCCCAGAGGGTCATCTACCTGCAGGGATCCGCCCTCAAAGACCAGGACTTGATGAGGGCCAA GATGGACGACGCCGAGGCCTGCTTCATCCTCAGCAGCAGGAACGAGGTCGACCGAACTGCCGCT GATCATCAGACTATTTTAAGGGCTTGGGCTGCAAAAGATTTTGCTCCAAACTGCCCTCTCTACGTCCAAATTCTCAAACCAGAAAATAAATTCCATGTTAAGTTTGCAG ATCACGTGGTGTGTGAAGAAGAGTTCAAGTACGCCATGTTGGCGCTGAACTGTGTGTGTCCCGCCACGTCCACCTTAGTCACACTCCTGGTTCACACCTCCAGAGGACA GGAGGGGCAGTTGTCACCGGAGCAGTGGCAGCGGATTTATGGGCGCTGCTCTGGAAACGAGGTCTACCACATCCGCCTGTGTGACAGCAAGTTTTTTGGGGAGTACGATGGAAAGAGCTTCACCTACGCCTCCTTCCACGCCCACAAGAA GTACGGTGTGTGTTTGATCGGAGTGAAGCGGGAGGACAACAAGAGCATCCTCCTCAACCCGGGCCCCCGCCACATCATGGCGGCGGCGGACACCTGCTACTACATCAACATCACCAAGGAGGAGAACTCGGCCTTCATcttcaaagaggaggagaagcacaaCAAGGGCCTGTCCGTCAGCGGCCTCTACGACGCCCCCTGCAGGCTGCCCGTGCACAGCATCATCGCCAGCATGG TTGATCAGGCCACTGCATATG GCACGGTGGCCATCGACCTCCAGAACCCGGATCCGCCCGAGGAGAGCGGCAAGCTGACGCTGCCGACGGAGAACGGCTCCGGCAGCCGCAGGCCGAGCATCGCGCCCGTCCTGGAGATCGCCGACTCCTCCGCCATTCTGCCCTGCGACCTCCTCAGCGACCAGTCGGAGGACGAGACCAACCAGTCGGACGACGAGGGCTCCGTGGCGCCCGA CTTTGTGAAGGGTTACCCTCCCAACTCGCCCTACATCGGCAGCTCTCCAACCCTGTGCCACCTGCTGCCCCAGAAAGCTCCATTCTGCTGCCTCCGCCTCGACAAG GgctgcacacacagcagcttcgtGGACGCCAAAGCGTACGGCTTCAAGAACAAGCTGATCATAGTGTCCGCGGAGACGGCGGGAAACGGCCTCTACAATTTCATCGTCCCGCTGCGTGCGTACTATCGGCCCAGGAAGGAGCTCAACCCCatagtgctgctgctggactaCCA aCCGGACAATCACTTCTTGGAGGCCATTTGCTGCTTCCCAATGGTTTACTTCATGGCGGGCACAATCGATAA CTTGGACAACCTGCTTCAGTGCGGCATCATTTACGCCGACAACCTGGTGGTCGTGGACAAGGAGAGCACCATGAGCGCCGAGGAGGACTACATGGCGGACGCCAAGACCATCGTCAACGTGCAGACCATGTTCAG GTTGTTCCCCAGTCTCAGCATCATCACGGAGCTCACGCATCCCTCCAACATGAGGTTCATGCAGTTCCGAGCCAAGGACTGCtactcgctcgctctctccaaACTGGAGAAG GTGGAGCGGGACAAGGGCTCCAACCTGGCCTTCATGTTCCGCCTCCCGTTCGCCGCCGGCAGAGTGTTCAGCATCAGCATGTTGGACACGCTGCTTTACCAG TCGTTCGTTAAGGACTACATGATCGGCATCGCGAGGCTGCTCCTCGGCCTGGACACCACGCCCGGCTCTGGGTACCTGTGCGCT ATGAAGATCACCGAAGAGGATCTGTGGATCAGGACTTACGGCAGACTCTTCCAGAAGCTCTGTTCCTCCAGCGCCGAGATCCCCATCGGCATCTACCGCACAGAGTCGCACATGTTCGCCACCTCGGAG GGCAAAGACAGTAACGCACAG TCTCAGGTGTCCATAAACACGCAACAAGGCGAGGAGCCCCGCGAGCGCGGCGAGCCCTGGAAGGAGAAGGCGGCCCACCGCAACTCCACCGCCAGCGACCAGTCGGAGCACCCGctgctgaggaagaagagcatgCAGTGGGCGCGGCGGCTGAGCAGGAAGACCAACAAGCCGTCCAGCAGAGCGGAGCGCATCTCGCAGCAGAGACTCAACCTGTACCGACGCTCGGAGCGCCAGGAGCTGTCCGAGCTGGTCAAGAACCGCATGAAGCACCTGGGCCTTCCCACCGTGGGATACG AGGATGTTTCTAATCTCACTGCGAGCGATGTCATGAATCGAGTAAATCTAGGATATTTGCAAG AGTTGCAGGACATTTCAGAGCACCCGTATACAGAGGGGACCAGGCCACCAG GGCCACAAGCAG AATCTGTTGGACTGACAGCCAGACGAGGAAACGAGCGTCCTTTGTCCACACCCGGAG ACGAGATGAACGACCACCAGAACACGCTGTCCTACGTcctcatcaacccccccccggaCACCATGCTGGAGCTCAACGACATTGT GTACATCATCCGGTCCGACCCGCTGGCTCACATGCCGGACGACTCGCAAGGAGGGGGGCCGGCGCCGCCCGGCTCCAGGAACCGGCAGGACTTTGGCACAGAGACCAGAGACGAGACTCACCTCTGA
- the kcnt1b gene encoding potassium channel subfamily T member 1 isoform X18, which translates to MNIFFNLRGIVRHIAEDRALAEATMSPPRRSSSPPRRSSGSHDDRPPAETPQRNNSSNSGVVLDISALKMAEVDTEVPPLPPRYRFRDLLLGDQTFQNDDRYQEEYSMDSTNAQVQVEFYVNENTFKERLKLFFIKNQRSSLRIRLFNFSLKVLTCALYILRVSLDDPNGVNGDPCAICRSNNNTAASGDINWSLIFWVTRREPVWAIQVTVALISFLETMLITYLSYKGNIWEQIFQISFILEMINSVPFIITIFWPPLRNIFVPVFLNCWLAKGALENMINDFHRAIQRTHSAMFNQVFILICTLFCLVFTGACGIQHLERAGKHLGLFDAFYFCIVTFSTVGYGDVTPQIWPSQLLVVILICVALVVLPLQFEELAYLWMESQKLGGNYSRHRAQTEKHVVLCVSSLKIDLLMDFLNEFYAHPRLQDYYVVILCPTEIDIQVRRILQIPLWSQRVIYLQGSALKDQDLMRAKMDDAEACFILSSRNEVDRTAADHQTILRAWAAKDFAPNCPLYVQILKPENKFHVKFADHVVCEEEFKYAMLALNCVCPATSTLVTLLVHTSRGQEGQLSPEQWQRIYGRCSGNEVYHIRLCDSKFFGEYDGKSFTYASFHAHKKYGVCLIGVKREDNKSILLNPGPRHIMAAADTCYYINITKEENSAFIFKEEEKHNKGLSVSGLYDAPCRLPVHSIIASMVDQATAYGTVAIDLQNPDPPEESGKLTLPTENGSGSRRPSIAPVLEIADSSAILPCDLLSDQSEDETNQSDDEGSVAPDFVKGYPPNSPYIGSSPTLCHLLPQKAPFCCLRLDKGCTHSSFVDAKAYGFKNKLIIVSAETAGNGLYNFIVPLRAYYRPRKELNPIVLLLDYQPDNHFLEAICCFPMVYFMAGTIDNLDNLLQCGIIYADNLVVVDKESTMSAEEDYMADAKTIVNVQTMFRLFPSLSIITELTHPSNMRFMQFRAKDCYSLALSKLEKVERDKGSNLAFMFRLPFAAGRVFSISMLDTLLYQSFVKDYMIGIARLLLGLDTTPGSGYLCAMKITEEDLWIRTYGRLFQKLCSSSAEIPIGIYRTESHMFATSESQVSINTQQGEEPRERGEPWKEKAAHRNSTASDQSEHPLLRKKSMQWARRLSRKTNKPSSRAERISQQRLNLYRRSERQELSELVKNRMKHLGLPTVGYDEMNDHQNTLSYVLINPPPDTMLELNDIVYIIRSDPLAHMPDDSQGGGPAPPGSRNRQDFGTETRDETHL; encoded by the exons GTATCAGGAGGAATACAGTATGGACTCGACCAATGCCCA GGTGCAGGTGGAGTTCTATGTGAATGAAAACACCTTCAAGGAGAGGCTGAAGCTCTTTTTCATCAAAAACCAAAGGTCAA GCCTGAGAATCCGCTTGTTCAACTTCTCCCTGAAGGTTCTCACCTGTGCCCTGTACATACTGCGGGTCAGCCTGGATGATCCCAACGGCGTCAACGGAGACCCATG TGCAATATGTCGGAGTAACAACAATACTGCAGCCTCGGGAGACATCAACTG GTCGTTGATTTTCTGGGTTACCAGACGGGAACCTGTATGGGCGATACAG GTGACAGTGGCCTTAATCAGTTTCTTGGAGACGATGCTCATCACATATCTCAGCTACAAG GGGAACATTTGGGAGCAGATCTTCCAAATATCCTTCATATTGGAGATGATCAATTCAGTGCCATTTATAATCACG ATCTTCTGGCCTCCATTGAGAAACATATTCGTCCCGGTGTTTCTTAACTGCTGGCTTGCCAAAGGTGCCCTGGAGAACATGATC AACGACTTCCATCGCGCCATCCAGAGGACCCACTCCGCCATGTTCAACCAGGTGTTCATCCTCATCTGCACACTATTCTGCCTGGTTTTCACTGG AGCTTGTGGGATCCAGCACCTAGAGAGAGCGGGGAAGCACCTGGGCCTGTTTGACGCCTTCTATTTCTGCATCGTCACCTTCTCCACCGTGGGCTACGGGGACGTCACCCCACAGATCTGGCCCTCCCAGCTGCTGGTGGTCATTCTCATCTGCGTGGCGCTGGTGGTGCTCCCACTGCAG TTCGAAGAGCTGGCGTACTTGTGGATGGAGAGCCAGAAGTTGGGTGGAAACTACAGCCGCCACCGCGCGCAGACGGAGAAACATGTGGTGTTGTGCGTCAGCTCGCTGAAGATCGACCTGCTGATGGATTTCCTCAACGAGTTCTACGCTCACCCGAGGCTGCAG GACTACTACGTGGTGATCCTGTGTCCAACCGAGATAGACATTCAGGTTCGCCGTATCCTCCAGATCCCCCTGTGGTCCCAGAGGGTCATCTACCTGCAGGGATCCGCCCTCAAAGACCAGGACTTGATGAGGGCCAA GATGGACGACGCCGAGGCCTGCTTCATCCTCAGCAGCAGGAACGAGGTCGACCGAACTGCCGCT GATCATCAGACTATTTTAAGGGCTTGGGCTGCAAAAGATTTTGCTCCAAACTGCCCTCTCTACGTCCAAATTCTCAAACCAGAAAATAAATTCCATGTTAAGTTTGCAG ATCACGTGGTGTGTGAAGAAGAGTTCAAGTACGCCATGTTGGCGCTGAACTGTGTGTGTCCCGCCACGTCCACCTTAGTCACACTCCTGGTTCACACCTCCAGAGGACA GGAGGGGCAGTTGTCACCGGAGCAGTGGCAGCGGATTTATGGGCGCTGCTCTGGAAACGAGGTCTACCACATCCGCCTGTGTGACAGCAAGTTTTTTGGGGAGTACGATGGAAAGAGCTTCACCTACGCCTCCTTCCACGCCCACAAGAA GTACGGTGTGTGTTTGATCGGAGTGAAGCGGGAGGACAACAAGAGCATCCTCCTCAACCCGGGCCCCCGCCACATCATGGCGGCGGCGGACACCTGCTACTACATCAACATCACCAAGGAGGAGAACTCGGCCTTCATcttcaaagaggaggagaagcacaaCAAGGGCCTGTCCGTCAGCGGCCTCTACGACGCCCCCTGCAGGCTGCCCGTGCACAGCATCATCGCCAGCATGG TTGATCAGGCCACTGCATATG GCACGGTGGCCATCGACCTCCAGAACCCGGATCCGCCCGAGGAGAGCGGCAAGCTGACGCTGCCGACGGAGAACGGCTCCGGCAGCCGCAGGCCGAGCATCGCGCCCGTCCTGGAGATCGCCGACTCCTCCGCCATTCTGCCCTGCGACCTCCTCAGCGACCAGTCGGAGGACGAGACCAACCAGTCGGACGACGAGGGCTCCGTGGCGCCCGA CTTTGTGAAGGGTTACCCTCCCAACTCGCCCTACATCGGCAGCTCTCCAACCCTGTGCCACCTGCTGCCCCAGAAAGCTCCATTCTGCTGCCTCCGCCTCGACAAG GgctgcacacacagcagcttcgtGGACGCCAAAGCGTACGGCTTCAAGAACAAGCTGATCATAGTGTCCGCGGAGACGGCGGGAAACGGCCTCTACAATTTCATCGTCCCGCTGCGTGCGTACTATCGGCCCAGGAAGGAGCTCAACCCCatagtgctgctgctggactaCCA aCCGGACAATCACTTCTTGGAGGCCATTTGCTGCTTCCCAATGGTTTACTTCATGGCGGGCACAATCGATAA CTTGGACAACCTGCTTCAGTGCGGCATCATTTACGCCGACAACCTGGTGGTCGTGGACAAGGAGAGCACCATGAGCGCCGAGGAGGACTACATGGCGGACGCCAAGACCATCGTCAACGTGCAGACCATGTTCAG GTTGTTCCCCAGTCTCAGCATCATCACGGAGCTCACGCATCCCTCCAACATGAGGTTCATGCAGTTCCGAGCCAAGGACTGCtactcgctcgctctctccaaACTGGAGAAG GTGGAGCGGGACAAGGGCTCCAACCTGGCCTTCATGTTCCGCCTCCCGTTCGCCGCCGGCAGAGTGTTCAGCATCAGCATGTTGGACACGCTGCTTTACCAG TCGTTCGTTAAGGACTACATGATCGGCATCGCGAGGCTGCTCCTCGGCCTGGACACCACGCCCGGCTCTGGGTACCTGTGCGCT ATGAAGATCACCGAAGAGGATCTGTGGATCAGGACTTACGGCAGACTCTTCCAGAAGCTCTGTTCCTCCAGCGCCGAGATCCCCATCGGCATCTACCGCACAGAGTCGCACATGTTCGCCACCTCGGAG TCTCAGGTGTCCATAAACACGCAACAAGGCGAGGAGCCCCGCGAGCGCGGCGAGCCCTGGAAGGAGAAGGCGGCCCACCGCAACTCCACCGCCAGCGACCAGTCGGAGCACCCGctgctgaggaagaagagcatgCAGTGGGCGCGGCGGCTGAGCAGGAAGACCAACAAGCCGTCCAGCAGAGCGGAGCGCATCTCGCAGCAGAGACTCAACCTGTACCGACGCTCGGAGCGCCAGGAGCTGTCCGAGCTGGTCAAGAACCGCATGAAGCACCTGGGCCTTCCCACCGTGGGATACG ACGAGATGAACGACCACCAGAACACGCTGTCCTACGTcctcatcaacccccccccggaCACCATGCTGGAGCTCAACGACATTGT GTACATCATCCGGTCCGACCCGCTGGCTCACATGCCGGACGACTCGCAAGGAGGGGGGCCGGCGCCGCCCGGCTCCAGGAACCGGCAGGACTTTGGCACAGAGACCAGAGACGAGACTCACCTCTGA